Proteins co-encoded in one Erinaceus europaeus chromosome X, mEriEur2.1, whole genome shotgun sequence genomic window:
- the ALAS2 gene encoding 5-aminolevulinate synthase, erythroid-specific, mitochondrial has protein sequence MVTAAMLLRCCPVLAQGPTGIMGKIIKSHQFLFSNGRCPVLATQGPTYFQIHLKATKSGKDSPVWAKSHCPFMLSELQDGKSLIVQKAAPEVQEDVKTFKTGNHAFDYDQFFRKKIMEKKQDHTYRVFKTVNRWADAYPFAQHFFEASVASKDVSVWCSNDYLGMSRHPRVLQATQDTLQRHGAGAGGTRNISGTSKFHVELEQELADLHQKDSALLFSSCFVANDSTLFTLAKILPGCEIYSDAGNHASMIQGIRNSGAVKFVFRHNDSEHLKKLLMNSNPETPKIVAFETVHSMDGAICPLEELCDVAHQYGALTFVDEVHAVGLYGSQGAGIGERDGIMHKIDIISGTLGKAFGCVGGYIASTRDLVDTVRSYAAGFIFTTSLPPMVLSGALESVRLLKGEEGQALRRAHQRNVKHMRQLLMDRGLPVIPCPSHIIPIRVGDAALNSKICDLLLSKHGIYVQAINYPTVPRGEELLRLAPSPHHNPQMMEDFVEKLLATWSEVGLPLQDVSVAACNFCHRPVHFELMSEWERSYFGNMGPQYVTIYA, from the exons ATGGTGACAGCAGCCATGTTGCTACGGTGCTGCCCAGTGCTTGCCCAGGGACCTACAGGTATCATGGGCAAGATAATTAAGTCTCATCAGTTCCTGTTCAGCAATGGACGCTGTCCTGTCTTGGCCACTCAAGGACCAACCTATTTCCAAATCCATCTGAAGGCAACCAAGTCTGGAAAAG ATTCACCAGTATGGGCCAAGAGCCACTGTCCCTTCATGCTGTCAGAACTTCAGGATGGGAAGAGCTTGATTGTGCAGAAGGCAGCCCCAGAAGTCCAGGAGGATGTGAAGACATTCAAAACAG GAAACCATGCTTTTGATTATGACCAATTTTTCAGGAAAAAGATTATGGAGAAGAAACAAGACCACACCTACCGTGTTTTCAAGACCGTTAACCGCTGGGCTGATGCATACCCTTTTGCTCAGCACTTCTTTGAGGCATCTGTGGCCTCAAAAGATGTGTCTGTCTGGTGCAGTAATGACTATCTGGGCATGAGCAGACACCCTCGGGTCTTGCAAGCCACACA GGACACACTTCAGCGTcatggagctggagctggtggcaCCCGCAATATTTCTGGTACCAGTAAGTTTCATGTGGAATTGGAACAAGAGCTGGCTGACTTGCACCAAAAAGACTCAGCCCTTCTCTTTTCATCGTGCTTTGTAGCCAATGATTCCACTCTCTTCACTTTGGCCAAGATTCTACCAG GGTGTGAGATTTATTCAGATGCTGGCAACCATGCTTCAATGATCCAAGGTATCCGCAACAGTGGAGCTGTCAAGTTTGTCTTCAGGCACAATGACTCTGAACACCTGAAGAAACTTTTGATGAATTCTAACCCTGAGACACCCAAAATTGTAGCATTTGAAACTGTTCACTCCATGGATG GTGCCATCTGTCCCCTTGAGGAATTGTGTGATGTGGCCCACCAGTATGGGGCTCTGACCTTTGTGGATGAGGTTCATGCTGTAGGACTATACGGGTCACAGGGAGCTGGAATTGGAGAACGTGATGGAATTATGCATAAGATTGACATCATCTCTGGGACTCTTg GCAAGGCCTTTGGTTGTGTAGGCGGCTACATTGCCAGTACCCGTGACTTGGTGGACACGGTACGCTCCTATGCTGCAGGCTTCATCTTTACCACTTCACTGCCTCCGATGGTGCTCTCTGGAGCTCTGGAATCTGTGCGGCTGCTCAAGGGAGAGGAAGGTCAAGCCCTTAGGCGAGCCCACCAGCGTAATGTCAAGCACATGCGCCAGCTACTCATGGACAGGGGCCTTCCAGTCATCCCTTGCCCCAGTCACATCATCCCTATCCGG GTGGGTGATGCAGCACTGAACAGCAAAATCTGTGATCTCTTGCTCTCCAAACATGGCATCTATGTACAAGCCATTAACTACCCAACTGTACCCCGGGGTGAGGAGCTACTGCGTCTGGCACCTTCCCCCCACCATAACCCCCAAATGATGGAAGACTTTGTAG